The window AGCCACAGAATTAATGCAGGCGGTGCAGTCCGTGATGAATGACAAGTTCTACATGACTCCGCTGATTACAAAAGAAGTCATGACGTCATTCCTGAATCCAGCACAACCCCGTTTGGCCACGATCGACGACTTGACGACGAGGCAGCATGAGATTCTACAACTGGTTGCGGAGGGATTGTCGGCGAAGGAAATTGCCGACCAACTGAAGATTTCTCACCGCACGGTCGAGTTTCACAAGACCAGGATCATGGAACAACTCCATGTCCACAGCACGACTGACCTAGTCAAGTACGCAGTGACCCATGGCATAGTCACGACATCCTAAGACCTTCGGGCCTACTATAGTAGTTGGTTCACGAACACCTCGTAGTTTTTCAAATACCAGCCGGTAGTCTTTCTTTCTCTCCTCCCAACAGCGTTCGGCTACACTACGTCCGCGTGAACGTTTGTTACGTCAGCTCTGATTTGAGCAGGAACGATGCTTGTTCCCAACTCGTCTATGAACAGACGAGCGGGTGCCGTGATGCAGATTTGGTTGCGCACGCGCGGAGCTCAGGAAATGGAATCGAAATAAAAACAAGAATGCTGATCTTTCTTATACTTATAGCGTCTTCCTCATACTACTAAACGGGAGGTGGAACACATGGTCATTACGCGTAGGCAGTTCATGAAAACTTCTGCCGGCACGATCGCTGCCATAGCCGTGGCGGACAAAGTCCTGGCCTTGACGGCGCTTCAGCCGGTAATCGAGGTCGGTAACCCCTTGGGGGAGTATCCGGACCGATCGTGGGAACGGGTCTATCACGACCAATATCGGTACGATTCGTCCTTTACCTGGGTCTGTTCCCCCAACGACACGCATGCCTGCCGTATTCGAGCCTTCGTGCGAAACGGAGTGGTGATGCGGGTCGAGCAAAATTATGATCACCAAACCTATGAGGATTTATACGGAAATCGAGGCACGTTCGCCCACAACCCACGTATGTGCTTGAAAGGATTCACCTTTCATCGGCGAGTGTACGGGCCGTATCGTTTGAAGGGGCCCGTGATGCGGAAGGGGTGGAAGCAGTGGATGGATGACGGCTCACCCGAACTCACCTCGGAAACTAAGCGCAAGTACAAGTTCGACAGCCGTTTCTTGGACGATATGCTTCGGGTCTCCTGGGATACGGCGTTTACCTATGTGGCGAAGGCCATGATCATCATTTCCACGCGATACAGCGGTGAAGCTGGGGCGCGGCGTCTTCGCGAGCAAGGTTATGCGCCTGAGATGATTGAAATGATGAAGGGTGCAGGCGTGCGCTGCTTCAAGCACCGAGCAGGCATGCCCATTCTCGGGTTT is drawn from Nitrospira sp. and contains these coding sequences:
- a CDS encoding response regulator transcription factor; the encoded protein is MKKPRVILADDHTFVLEGFKKLLDVHCELVASVEDGRALLEAAVSLKPDVVILDISMPKLNGIEAAKKLKKQVPAVKLIFVTMHADMAYVDAAFRAGASGYLLKRSAATELMQAVQSVMNDKFYMTPLITKEVMTSFLNPAQPRLATIDDLTTRQHEILQLVAEGLSAKEIADQLKISHRTVEFHKTRIMEQLHVHSTTDLVKYAVTHGIVTTS